In Hydrogenothermus marinus, a single window of DNA contains:
- a CDS encoding pilus assembly protein PilQ, with product MRYKVILLLIFVFQIIYANAQVKITAEFYNAKLGTIIDALAKLENENIIWDEDTNKLKDEKVSIIIRKPLSTSQLFKTVLKEYDLTYLKNGNLITIKKLDKKLFTIPTEIVLSLGKETFFSIYSFIKSNLTTAGKIKAFQETNTIYVEDTKENIANLEKLFDAYINPLEEKAKKVAKEKELYSQLIKKEIKVPPDKFKEIEDELVEKLSPVGKYHYDKKTQILQILETKENYAQISKIIAKLNKVNITTKCFYVRSLEPNELLLNIRESYLSQYGSLTFKSKETQTTQTGSTTQTSSTATTNTAARNSFNINNNIITSLPKLCITDLPMVIEKIKNKYSGILINRPYQIVIEARIIQIQSSFIRNLGIQWGGNYTTSSAGVSYSTGSGFNTTFDPLTGQAGYNYMFDFPADGVSIGTGAAIGFLVSGAKGALDLRLSALEQIGKTQILSRPKVITIDGEPAEISQGIEIPYQSSSANLGTNVQFKEALLKLNVIPRTLPDGNIVMNITLTQDIPDFGKAVNGQPPINTKSITSRVVAKDGSTIVIGGILEKTDTTSTTGTPGLHRIPILGWLFKKKSIQTENRELLIFISPKIVYE from the coding sequence ATGAGATATAAAGTTATACTATTATTAATTTTTGTTTTCCAGATCATATATGCAAATGCACAAGTTAAAATCACAGCAGAATTTTACAATGCAAAATTAGGAACAATTATAGATGCTTTAGCAAAATTAGAGAACGAAAATATTATTTGGGATGAAGATACTAATAAACTAAAAGATGAAAAGGTTAGTATAATTATAAGAAAACCTTTATCTACAAGTCAGTTATTTAAAACAGTATTGAAAGAGTATGATTTAACATATTTAAAAAATGGAAATCTAATAACAATAAAGAAATTAGACAAAAAATTATTTACAATACCTACAGAAATAGTATTATCCTTAGGTAAAGAAACATTTTTTTCTATATACTCTTTTATAAAATCAAACTTAACAACTGCAGGTAAAATAAAAGCATTTCAAGAGACAAACACAATTTATGTAGAAGATACTAAAGAAAATATTGCAAACCTTGAAAAACTATTTGATGCATATATTAATCCTTTAGAAGAAAAAGCTAAAAAGGTTGCAAAAGAAAAAGAGCTTTATAGTCAATTAATAAAAAAAGAAATAAAGGTTCCACCTGATAAATTTAAGGAAATAGAAGATGAGCTTGTTGAAAAATTATCCCCTGTTGGTAAATATCATTATGATAAAAAAACACAAATTTTACAAATATTAGAAACGAAAGAAAATTATGCACAAATAAGTAAAATAATAGCTAAGCTTAATAAAGTTAATATAACTACAAAATGCTTTTATGTTAGATCTTTAGAACCAAATGAGTTATTACTTAATATTAGAGAAAGTTATTTATCTCAATATGGCTCTTTAACTTTTAAATCTAAAGAAACACAGACAACTCAAACTGGAAGTACTACACAAACTTCTTCTACAGCTACAACTAATACAGCAGCAAGAAATAGTTTTAATATAAATAATAATATAATTACATCATTACCTAAGCTATGTATTACAGATTTACCTATGGTTATAGAGAAGATAAAAAATAAATATTCTGGAATACTAATAAATAGACCTTATCAGATAGTTATAGAAGCAAGAATTATACAAATTCAATCCAGTTTTATAAGAAATTTAGGTATCCAATGGGGCGGAAACTACACAACATCTTCAGCAGGGGTAAGTTATTCAACAGGAAGTGGTTTTAATACTACTTTTGATCCATTAACTGGACAGGCTGGATATAACTATATGTTTGATTTTCCTGCAGATGGGGTTTCAATAGGAACAGGAGCAGCTATAGGTTTCTTAGTAAGTGGAGCTAAAGGTGCCTTAGATTTAAGGCTTTCTGCTTTAGAACAGATAGGAAAAACTCAAATATTATCAAGACCAAAAGTTATTACAATAGATGGAGAACCTGCTGAAATATCTCAAGGTATAGAAATTCCATACCAATCTTCATCTGCAAACTTAGGTACTAATGTTCAGTTTAAAGAAGCTCTTTTAAAACTAAATGTTATACCAAGGACACTTCCAGATGGAAATATTGTAATGAATATAACCCTAACTCAAGATATTCCAGATTTTGGTAAAGCTGTAAATGGACAACCACCAATAAATACAAAAAGTATTACAAGTAGAGTTGTAGCAAAAGATGGTTCAACAATAGTAATTGGTGGAATACTTGAAAAAACAGATACAACATCAACGACAGGAACACCGGGATTACATAGAATACCTATTTTAGGTTGGTTATTTAAGAAGAAATCTATACAAACAGAAAATAGAGAGCTTTTAATATTTATATCACCAAAAATTGTTTATGAATAA
- a CDS encoding PilN domain-containing protein: MIKINLNPEKRKKKEAKFPSLELAKFSVLIFTLPIIFIIGAIVYIYFLENSISNLKAEKNKLTKEKQKYIYVERKLIRIKKEYSKLQQLIKELELKRKIYEKLTISKVNFNKNFEIVGKTLPEGIWLDHIYLSTNRFNFKGYAFDPKKISLFYNNLNQYFEKVNFDSTKRESNKMNSFYSFSLKASGFKSKGENH, encoded by the coding sequence ATGATTAAAATAAATCTAAATCCAGAAAAAAGGAAAAAGAAAGAAGCAAAATTCCCATCCTTAGAGTTAGCTAAATTCTCAGTTTTAATTTTTACTCTTCCTATTATTTTTATAATTGGAGCTATTGTTTATATTTACTTTTTAGAAAATAGTATTTCTAATTTAAAAGCAGAAAAAAATAAATTAACAAAAGAAAAACAAAAATATATTTATGTAGAAAGAAAACTAATTAGAATAAAAAAAGAATACTCAAAACTTCAACAATTAATAAAAGAATTAGAACTAAAAAGAAAAATTTATGAAAAACTGACTATATCAAAAGTAAACTTTAATAAAAATTTTGAAATTGTAGGTAAAACTTTACCTGAAGGTATATGGTTAGATCATATATATTTATCAACAAATAGATTTAATTTTAAAGGATATGCTTTTGATCCTAAAAAAATTTCACTATTTTATAATAATCTAAACCAATATTTTGAAAAAGTTAATTTTGATTCTACCAAAAGAGAATCTAATAAAATGAATAGTTTTTATTCTTTTAGTCTAAAAGCTTCAGGCTTTAAAAGTAAGGGGGAAAACCATTGA
- the pilM gene encoding type IV pilus biogenesis protein PilM has translation MKFLKSIKFPIINLRFFSKTQYSLGIQINKESAKIAYLESTSKGFKLPIVPFQINLPENEEEAGNIIKEELEKRNIKPTKVVSGLSSSSVLFKTLKLPKVSKEELIDAIEYNIKEELNTLKGLASYDFDIIGEEKDFFEILVVIGKMKDIERINTILKYASIKTNIIDADPLALINMALLYQEKTEKEENICIVHFEEKESYLTFYHKNVIIQSLNFSKENYEQLSPDDKEIAVENLINEINYFFLTIHEPENIYLSGYAFKFPEIKEYMQLKFGRRFNLEYLDPVEILNIDYNGSTPLGIYNVPLGLAYRGFLE, from the coding sequence ATGAAATTTTTAAAAAGTATAAAATTTCCTATTATAAATTTAAGATTTTTTTCTAAAACCCAGTATTCTTTGGGAATTCAGATAAATAAAGAATCGGCAAAAATTGCATATTTAGAATCAACCTCTAAAGGGTTTAAACTCCCTATAGTACCTTTCCAAATAAATTTACCAGAAAACGAAGAAGAAGCAGGAAATATAATAAAAGAAGAATTAGAAAAAAGGAATATTAAACCTACAAAAGTAGTTTCAGGACTTTCTTCTTCATCAGTATTATTTAAAACATTAAAACTTCCGAAGGTCAGTAAAGAAGAGCTTATAGATGCAATAGAATACAATATAAAAGAAGAATTAAATACTTTAAAAGGATTAGCATCTTATGATTTTGATATTATTGGTGAAGAAAAGGATTTTTTTGAAATATTAGTAGTTATTGGTAAAATGAAAGATATAGAAAGAATAAATACTATACTTAAATATGCTAGCATAAAAACAAATATAATAGATGCAGATCCTTTAGCTTTGATAAATATGGCTCTTTTATACCAAGAGAAAACTGAAAAAGAAGAGAATATATGTATAGTACATTTTGAAGAGAAAGAATCTTATTTAACTTTTTATCATAAAAATGTTATTATCCAAAGCTTAAATTTTTCTAAGGAAAATTATGAACAGTTATCACCTGATGATAAAGAGATTGCTGTAGAAAATCTTATAAATGAAATAAATTATTTCTTTTTAACTATTCATGAGCCTGAAAACATATACTTATCAGGATATGCTTTTAAATTTCCAGAAATTAAAGAATATATGCAATTAAAATTTGGAAGAAGATTTAATCTAGAATATTTAGATCCTGTTGAGATTCTAAACATAGATTATAATGGTAGTACACCTTTAGGAATTTATAATGTACCTTTGGGACTTGCTTATAGAGGTTTCTTAGAATGA
- the ppsA gene encoding phosphoenolpyruvate synthase: MSKERLLVWFNEVGIEDVDLVGGKNASLGEMIKGLSPLGIKIPMGFVVTAAAYRYFIEYNNLKEKIKEALKGLDVNDIEDLAKRGLKVRDMIKGGEFPEDLRNEIIKYYHELSNMYNQPYVDVAVRSSATAEDLPDASFAGQQETYLNIKGDESLLIAIKNCFASLFTDRAISYREAFKFDHFSIGLAVGVQKMVRSDLAAAGVAFSLDTESGFKDVVLINGSYGLGEMVVQGAVTPDEFLVFKPTFKEGYEAIIEKKLGRKTHKMVYGTTEEERVKIVPVSKEDQKKFCLSDEEVLKLAGWVMKIEEYYSNKYNKWTPMDVEWAKDGELNELFIVQARPETVHSRKDHSKITVYKITEPIEERRKKVITEGIAVGDKVAYGKVKIMHSLEDAKYFEAGDILVTDMTDPDWEPIMKKAGAIVTNRGGRTCHAAIVARELGVPAVVGTGNATEVLKNGMDVTVSCAEGEVGYVYKGKVDYEVEEIDISTLPKTKTPILMNIATPEGAFDYSFLPNEGVGLAREEFIINNYIGIHPLALIHFDEIKQKDPKLAEVIEDKTFGYDNKEEFYIKRLSYGIARIAAAFYPKPVIVRFSDFKSNEYANLIGGQLFEPKEENPMIGWRGASRYYSEKFKPAFGLECKAILRVRNKMGLKNVKVMVPFCRTPEEGEKVLKVMEEFGLKKGENGLEVYVMCELPSNVVLADQFSKHFDGFSIGSNDLTQLTLGLDRDSSLVAHIYDERNDAVKRLISQVIKTAKENGRKIGICGQGPSDYPDFAQFLVEQGIDTISINPDAVLKTTKAIYEIEKKLGIQ, encoded by the coding sequence ATGTCCAAAGAAAGATTATTAGTATGGTTTAATGAAGTTGGGATAGAAGATGTTGATTTAGTTGGAGGAAAAAATGCTTCTCTTGGGGAAATGATAAAAGGATTATCCCCTTTAGGTATTAAAATCCCTATGGGATTTGTAGTTACTGCTGCAGCTTACAGATACTTTATTGAGTATAACAATCTAAAAGAAAAGATTAAAGAGGCATTAAAAGGATTAGATGTAAATGATATAGAAGATTTAGCAAAAAGAGGATTAAAAGTTAGAGATATGATTAAAGGCGGGGAATTTCCAGAAGATCTTAGAAATGAAATTATCAAGTATTACCATGAACTTAGTAATATGTACAACCAACCTTATGTAGATGTTGCAGTTCGTTCTTCAGCAACTGCAGAAGATTTACCTGATGCATCTTTTGCAGGACAGCAAGAAACATACTTGAATATAAAAGGTGATGAATCTTTATTAATTGCAATTAAGAACTGTTTTGCATCATTATTTACAGATAGAGCAATATCTTATAGAGAAGCTTTTAAATTTGATCATTTTTCTATTGGTCTTGCAGTTGGGGTTCAAAAAATGGTTCGTTCTGATTTAGCTGCTGCTGGAGTTGCATTTTCCTTAGATACCGAAAGTGGATTTAAAGATGTTGTTTTAATTAATGGTTCTTATGGACTTGGAGAGATGGTTGTTCAAGGAGCAGTTACTCCAGACGAATTTTTGGTATTTAAACCAACCTTTAAAGAAGGTTATGAAGCTATAATTGAAAAAAAATTAGGTAGAAAAACTCACAAAATGGTTTATGGTACTACAGAAGAAGAAAGAGTAAAAATAGTTCCTGTATCTAAGGAAGATCAGAAAAAGTTCTGTTTATCAGATGAAGAAGTTCTCAAACTTGCAGGCTGGGTAATGAAAATAGAAGAGTATTATTCTAATAAATATAATAAATGGACACCTATGGATGTGGAATGGGCAAAAGATGGTGAGTTAAATGAGTTATTTATTGTCCAAGCAAGGCCAGAAACAGTTCACTCAAGAAAAGATCATTCTAAAATAACTGTTTATAAGATAACAGAGCCTATTGAAGAAAGAAGAAAAAAAGTAATTACTGAAGGAATAGCAGTAGGTGATAAAGTAGCTTATGGAAAAGTAAAAATAATGCATTCCCTTGAAGATGCAAAATATTTTGAAGCAGGGGATATTCTTGTAACAGATATGACTGATCCAGATTGGGAACCTATAATGAAAAAAGCAGGAGCAATAGTTACAAATAGAGGTGGTAGAACTTGTCATGCAGCAATAGTAGCAAGAGAACTTGGAGTTCCTGCAGTAGTTGGTACAGGTAATGCTACAGAAGTATTAAAAAATGGAATGGATGTTACTGTTTCCTGTGCCGAAGGAGAAGTAGGATATGTTTACAAAGGAAAAGTTGATTATGAAGTAGAAGAAATAGATATATCAACTCTTCCAAAAACAAAAACACCTATTTTAATGAATATAGCTACACCAGAAGGAGCATTTGATTACTCTTTCTTACCAAATGAAGGAGTAGGCCTTGCAAGAGAAGAATTTATCATTAATAACTATATTGGTATTCATCCATTAGCATTAATCCATTTTGATGAAATTAAACAAAAAGATCCAAAACTTGCTGAGGTTATAGAGGATAAAACTTTTGGATATGATAACAAAGAAGAGTTCTACATAAAAAGATTATCTTATGGTATTGCAAGAATTGCAGCAGCATTTTATCCAAAACCTGTGATTGTAAGATTTTCAGATTTTAAATCTAATGAGTATGCAAATCTAATAGGTGGCCAATTATTTGAGCCAAAAGAAGAAAACCCAATGATAGGTTGGAGAGGAGCTTCAAGATATTATTCAGAAAAATTTAAACCTGCTTTTGGCCTTGAATGTAAAGCAATACTTAGAGTTAGAAATAAAATGGGATTAAAAAATGTAAAAGTAATGGTTCCATTCTGTAGAACTCCTGAAGAAGGTGAGAAAGTACTTAAAGTTATGGAAGAATTTGGACTTAAAAAAGGAGAAAATGGCCTTGAAGTTTATGTAATGTGTGAGCTTCCTTCTAATGTAGTATTGGCAGATCAGTTTTCTAAGCATTTTGATGGATTTTCAATAGGTTCAAACGATCTTACTCAATTAACTCTTGGACTTGATAGAGATTCTTCTTTAGTTGCACATATTTATGATGAAAGAAATGACGCAGTAAAAAGACTTATATCTCAAGTAATAAAAACAGCAAAAGAAAATGGAAGAAAGATAGGTATTTGTGGACAAGGTCCTTCTGATTATCCAGATTTTGCACAATTTTTAGTAGAACAAGGTATTGATACAATATCAATAAATCCAGATGCAGTCTTAAAAACTACAAAAGCAATATATGAGATTGAGAAAAAGTTAGGAATCCAGTAA
- the glyS gene encoding glycine--tRNA ligase subunit beta, translated as MKYLLEIGTEELPPKAINIAREFLKEKLNEIFLNFFEYISPENIEEFATPRRLAFLIKNLKEKEDSEKQVLIGPPAKVAIDNEGKFTKAALAFASKNNIPIEDLKIIENEKGKYIGAEIIKEGKNIREVIKKEIPEIISKIPFPKTMKWDNSNFRFSRPVRWVVSLLEKEIVEFEIGNIKADRYTYLHRFMTKPVGRGEKKEIQEAGVYEEITKMGFIIGKYEERKKAIQTQAEGFANSLEATCILDEELLDEVVNLTEFPVGILGDFSPEYLILPKEVIITVCKSHQRYFNFEKDGKLIPKFLAFSNTAVKDRDIVKKGYEKVLKARLEDALFFYEEDLKHNLEEFYPKLEGIQFHQKLGSVLDKVKRNGNIATLIAKNIDFKETKDLERANKLSKCDLLTEMVKEFDELQGIMGMHYALKQGEKEEIAKAIYEHYLPISSEDDLPQTNLGTILALADKLDTVISFISIGEKPKATADPFAVRRAAIGIVRILVEKQIDINLETLLNEIEKEAKKKYILAFAGINKNWEVEFEKNIKPEILDFIVGRFIAYMKDKGFSTDIINAVVSTGDFNLYRNYLKIKAIQEFKESPDFNEVMTVFKRVGRIIPENFQEKFDKSFLEQQEEKDLYEKYEEIKNEFEEEIKQKDYKNALATLLKLKPYIDKFFDNVMVMVKDSQKKNNRLSLLKKIDNMFKKIADFTKITT; from the coding sequence ATGAAGTATTTACTTGAGATAGGAACAGAAGAACTTCCTCCTAAAGCAATAAATATTGCAAGAGAATTTTTAAAAGAAAAATTAAATGAGATTTTTCTAAATTTTTTTGAGTATATCTCTCCAGAAAATATAGAAGAGTTTGCAACACCAAGAAGATTAGCATTTTTAATTAAAAATTTAAAAGAGAAAGAAGATTCAGAAAAACAAGTTTTAATAGGTCCACCTGCTAAGGTAGCAATAGATAATGAAGGTAAATTCACAAAAGCAGCATTAGCTTTTGCATCTAAAAATAATATTCCTATTGAAGATTTAAAAATAATAGAAAATGAAAAAGGAAAATACATAGGTGCAGAAATTATAAAAGAAGGAAAAAATATAAGAGAAGTTATAAAAAAAGAAATTCCTGAAATAATATCTAAAATACCATTTCCAAAAACAATGAAATGGGATAATTCTAATTTTAGATTTTCTCGACCTGTAAGATGGGTTGTTTCATTACTTGAAAAAGAAATAGTAGAGTTTGAAATTGGAAATATAAAAGCAGATAGATATACCTATCTTCATAGATTTATGACAAAGCCAGTAGGGAGAGGAGAGAAAAAGGAAATTCAAGAAGCAGGTGTTTATGAAGAAATAACTAAAATGGGATTTATAATTGGTAAATATGAAGAAAGAAAGAAAGCTATCCAAACTCAAGCAGAAGGATTTGCAAATAGTTTAGAAGCAACATGTATATTAGATGAAGAACTATTAGATGAAGTTGTAAATCTTACAGAATTTCCAGTTGGAATATTAGGAGATTTTTCGCCAGAATACTTAATACTTCCAAAAGAAGTAATAATTACTGTATGTAAATCACATCAAAGATATTTTAATTTTGAGAAAGATGGCAAATTAATACCAAAATTTTTAGCATTTTCTAATACTGCAGTTAAAGATAGAGATATTGTAAAAAAAGGATATGAAAAAGTATTAAAAGCAAGATTAGAAGATGCTTTATTCTTCTATGAAGAAGATTTAAAACATAATTTAGAAGAGTTTTATCCAAAACTTGAAGGTATACAGTTTCATCAAAAACTTGGTTCAGTTCTTGATAAAGTTAAAAGAAATGGAAATATAGCAACCTTAATAGCAAAGAATATAGATTTTAAAGAAACAAAAGATTTAGAAAGAGCAAATAAACTTTCAAAATGTGATCTCTTAACAGAGATGGTAAAAGAGTTTGATGAGCTTCAAGGCATAATGGGAATGCATTATGCCTTAAAACAAGGAGAAAAAGAGGAAATAGCTAAAGCTATATATGAGCATTATCTTCCTATATCATCAGAAGATGATTTACCACAAACAAATTTAGGAACAATTTTAGCTTTAGCAGATAAATTAGATACTGTAATTTCTTTTATTTCCATAGGGGAAAAACCAAAAGCAACTGCAGATCCATTTGCAGTTAGAAGAGCAGCAATAGGAATTGTAAGAATTTTAGTAGAAAAACAGATAGATATAAATTTAGAAACTTTACTTAATGAAATAGAAAAAGAAGCTAAGAAAAAGTATATTTTAGCCTTTGCAGGAATAAATAAAAATTGGGAAGTAGAGTTTGAGAAAAATATAAAACCTGAAATATTAGACTTTATTGTAGGAAGATTTATTGCATATATGAAAGATAAAGGATTTTCCACAGATATTATAAATGCAGTAGTTTCTACAGGAGATTTTAATTTATATAGAAATTACCTAAAAATTAAAGCTATACAAGAATTTAAAGAAAGTCCTGATTTTAACGAAGTAATGACTGTATTTAAAAGAGTTGGAAGAATAATTCCTGAAAATTTCCAAGAAAAATTTGACAAGTCATTTTTAGAGCAACAAGAAGAAAAAGATTTATATGAAAAATATGAAGAAATAAAAAATGAGTTTGAAGAGGAAATAAAACAAAAAGATTATAAAAACGCTTTAGCTACCTTATTAAAATTAAAACCTTATATAGATAAATTTTTTGATAATGTAATGGTAATGGTAAAAGATAGCCAGAAAAAAAATAATCGCTTATCTTTATTAAAGAAAATAGATAATATGTTTAAAAAAATAGCAGATTTTACAAAAATAACAACTTAG
- a CDS encoding glycine--tRNA ligase subunit alpha, which translates to MTFQEIIQTLQNFWTKQGCILWQPYDIETGAGTMNPATFLRVLGPEPWNVAYVEPCRRPKDGRYGENPNRLQHYYQFQVILKPAPENPQELYLKSLEALGIDLTAHDIRFVEDDWESPTLGAWGLGWEVWLDGMEITQFTYFQQTGGFDLEEIAVEITYGLERIAMYLQGVDSVYDILWSEGLTYGDIYKESERQWSIYNFEEADIDMLFKTFDMYEKEGFRLAEKNLPIPAYDYTLKCSHIFNLLDARGALSVNERARFIARVRNLAKECAKRFLEQRKELGYPLIKKEKVGK; encoded by the coding sequence ATAACTTTTCAAGAAATAATACAGACCCTACAAAATTTTTGGACAAAACAAGGATGTATTTTATGGCAACCGTATGATATAGAAACAGGTGCAGGGACAATGAACCCTGCAACATTTTTAAGGGTTTTAGGACCAGAACCTTGGAATGTAGCTTATGTTGAGCCATGTAGAAGGCCAAAAGATGGAAGATATGGTGAAAATCCAAATAGACTTCAACATTACTATCAGTTTCAAGTTATTTTAAAACCTGCTCCAGAAAATCCACAAGAGTTATATTTAAAAAGTCTTGAAGCTTTAGGGATAGACTTAACAGCCCATGATATAAGATTTGTTGAAGATGATTGGGAAAGTCCAACTCTTGGAGCTTGGGGGCTTGGTTGGGAAGTTTGGCTTGATGGAATGGAAATAACTCAATTTACATATTTCCAACAAACAGGTGGATTTGATTTAGAAGAAATAGCAGTAGAGATAACTTATGGACTTGAAAGAATAGCAATGTATTTACAAGGTGTTGATAGTGTCTATGACATTTTATGGTCTGAAGGATTAACATATGGTGATATATATAAAGAATCAGAAAGACAATGGTCAATATATAATTTTGAAGAAGCTGATATAGATATGCTTTTTAAAACTTTTGATATGTATGAGAAAGAAGGATTTAGACTTGCGGAAAAAAATCTTCCTATTCCTGCTTATGATTATACATTAAAGTGCTCTCATATATTTAATCTGCTAGATGCAAGAGGAGCTTTATCTGTAAATGAAAGAGCAAGATTTATAGCAAGGGTTAGAAATCTTGCAAAAGAGTGTGCAAAAAGATTTTTAGAGCAAAGAAAAGAACTTGGATATCCATTAATAAAAAAAGAAAAGGTAGGTAAATGA